The following are from one region of the Verrucomicrobiaceae bacterium genome:
- a CDS encoding c-type cytochrome, with the protein MRPLVLLSCCLLLNADLLAAGKEIEGERAAATTACPTPEEARAKMSVPEGYEVRCFAHEPMVQNPVAMTWDHRGRLWVVEAYEYPEGTPLPVEQRPFGAEAKDDQYHPMPKLGDKIPRDRVIILEDTDNDGEADKRTVFVQGLNLASAIICGDGGIYIGQQPHLIHFRDDDGDDQPDAWRVVLTGFGREDTHELVNSFCWGPDGWLYMTHGVFTNSKVRRPGQPESEGFKFDAGIGRARPMSHEKEAKWEFEVFADGTSNPWGCDYDAAGNFFVSACVIDHFFHMAPGGIYVRQGGAPENPYAYELLPSIVKHKHFRAAYAGVQIYQGGRYPADTHGHAFIGNIHDNAIHEEVLTPVGATFKCEPRRDFLRANDGWFRPVSTQTGPDGFLWIMDWCDKYPCYQNAKANPEGVDRQYGRIWRVVHGQEKGARTLLSAASEASPQDADKSVRAPPDLKKLSTADLVKTLEHPNNWMRRMARRMLVERNESSLNAQLIADGINSAKPLISRIESVWAVAGRRMPTLQLVDALAKDREPSLRIWAARLTGEFPDATLVPTDDREQPSGKKVKLVEWPSMTQLCSDPEPAVRIAASIAARKHFGLLLTVDSERLPGFRTSGQFFHNSMDYWRPLLVSSSTTNDAVLSQAIWMLMEGRMEAYAEAHLNTLAETAPATQPLSRILTLKTMRRLCDTRKAENLDLAVEFCDKIAAHDILLAHALDGLVKGQEGGVIKPVKDASASLARWRASSNADVRKHAQTLAVLWGDEVAVKEMIVALHDASKPEKDRIAVLQSLQKVKTDAVKEGLKPLLAPGTSTTLAVAAIRAAADLGGDEFVLPLIAQAASKDFHVRNAAIEALSSRSDWTRVLLKGIADGSVPSAGFPAPVRRALATSKDKGIRDLAFQVLGAWQDSSEDVKSLIAAKKQACLTGEPDLANGKLLFTATCMVCHEFHGGGQKVGPDLIGSGRSNLDALLANVIDPNQIIGNGYENITVSTKDGRTLAGRIVEDTPGHVKLLGAGGAAQIVPRDQIATLTNTKQSLMPMGFGGLPDAAFRDLVWYILAPQEEGPLTPEKKKLLIQGVELPETASKPKGTNWRAIDWESVSLWNPEWKVSAPDFERTPVKLAEYHGKTNVLLMHPFPDKKTPASFERKLKVEKAKLTFNVAADDRGDWVVKVLVNGQEVKTMTVDHEKPRWKTVEVDLTKWKGQEVTLRLEGHANGWSMEFGYWHGITLE; encoded by the coding sequence ATGCGCCCACTCGTCCTCCTCTCCTGCTGCCTCCTCCTCAACGCCGATCTGCTTGCCGCTGGCAAAGAAATCGAAGGTGAACGCGCCGCCGCCACCACCGCTTGCCCCACACCCGAGGAAGCCCGCGCCAAAATGAGCGTCCCGGAAGGCTACGAGGTCCGCTGCTTTGCGCATGAGCCGATGGTGCAAAATCCCGTCGCCATGACCTGGGATCACCGTGGCCGACTCTGGGTCGTGGAGGCCTACGAATACCCCGAGGGCACACCGCTCCCCGTCGAGCAGCGCCCCTTCGGCGCAGAGGCCAAGGATGATCAATACCACCCCATGCCAAAGCTGGGTGACAAGATTCCCCGCGACCGCGTCATCATCCTCGAAGACACCGACAACGACGGCGAGGCCGACAAGCGCACCGTCTTCGTCCAGGGCCTCAATCTTGCCTCCGCGATCATCTGTGGCGATGGCGGCATCTACATCGGCCAGCAGCCGCATTTGATCCACTTCCGCGATGACGACGGCGACGACCAACCGGATGCCTGGCGTGTCGTTTTGACCGGTTTTGGCCGCGAAGACACGCACGAGCTTGTGAACAGCTTCTGCTGGGGCCCCGACGGCTGGCTTTATATGACCCACGGCGTCTTCACGAACAGCAAAGTCCGCCGCCCCGGCCAGCCGGAAAGCGAAGGCTTCAAATTTGATGCGGGCATTGGCCGCGCACGCCCGATGAGCCATGAAAAAGAAGCGAAATGGGAGTTCGAAGTCTTCGCCGATGGCACCAGCAATCCATGGGGCTGCGACTACGACGCTGCGGGGAACTTCTTCGTCAGCGCCTGCGTCATCGACCACTTCTTCCACATGGCTCCCGGCGGCATCTACGTGCGCCAAGGCGGTGCGCCGGAGAATCCGTACGCGTATGAGCTACTGCCCAGCATCGTGAAACATAAACACTTCCGCGCCGCCTATGCCGGCGTGCAGATTTATCAAGGCGGACGTTATCCCGCCGACACGCACGGCCACGCCTTCATCGGCAACATCCACGACAACGCCATCCACGAGGAAGTGCTCACGCCCGTCGGTGCCACCTTCAAATGCGAGCCGCGTCGCGACTTCCTCCGTGCCAACGACGGCTGGTTCCGCCCCGTCAGCACCCAGACCGGCCCCGATGGCTTCCTCTGGATCATGGACTGGTGCGACAAGTATCCCTGCTACCAAAACGCCAAGGCGAATCCCGAAGGCGTGGACCGCCAATACGGCCGGATTTGGCGGGTGGTGCATGGGCAGGAGAAAGGAGCGCGGACACTCCTGTCCGCCGCGAGCGAAGCGAGCCCCCAAGATGCGGACAAGAGTGTCCGCGCTCCCCCCGACCTCAAAAAACTCTCCACCGCCGACCTCGTCAAAACGCTGGAGCATCCCAACAACTGGATGCGCCGGATGGCGAGGAGGATGCTGGTGGAGAGGAATGAATCTTCGCTCAATGCACAGTTGATCGCTGATGGCATCAACTCGGCGAAACCGCTGATCTCACGTATTGAAAGCGTTTGGGCGGTTGCGGGCAGACGAATGCCAACCCTGCAATTGGTTGATGCACTCGCAAAAGACCGCGAGCCATCCTTGCGCATATGGGCCGCACGTCTCACGGGCGAATTCCCTGATGCCACTCTGGTGCCAACTGATGATCGAGAGCAACCCAGCGGGAAAAAGGTGAAGCTGGTCGAATGGCCTTCGATGACGCAACTCTGTTCAGACCCCGAACCTGCCGTCAGGATCGCTGCATCGATAGCTGCTCGAAAGCACTTTGGATTGCTGCTTACAGTCGACAGTGAACGTCTTCCTGGATTTAGAACCTCCGGGCAGTTCTTCCACAACTCAATGGACTACTGGCGTCCGTTGTTGGTATCATCGTCCACGACGAACGATGCTGTTCTGTCCCAGGCTATCTGGATGCTGATGGAAGGACGCATGGAGGCTTATGCGGAAGCACATCTCAACACACTCGCTGAGACAGCTCCTGCCACCCAACCTTTGTCGAGAATCTTGACACTCAAGACAATGCGCCGGCTCTGCGACACGCGGAAGGCGGAGAACCTCGATCTCGCGGTAGAGTTTTGCGACAAGATCGCCGCTCACGACATCCTCCTCGCGCATGCGCTCGATGGCCTCGTGAAAGGCCAAGAAGGTGGCGTGATCAAGCCGGTGAAGGATGCCTCGGCCAGTCTCGCGAGGTGGCGTGCGTCGTCGAATGCGGACGTGCGGAAGCATGCGCAGACGCTCGCGGTGCTGTGGGGCGATGAAGTGGCGGTGAAGGAGATGATCGTGGCACTGCACGATGCCTCGAAGCCGGAGAAAGATCGCATCGCGGTGCTGCAATCGCTGCAGAAGGTCAAAACGGACGCGGTTAAGGAAGGCCTCAAGCCGTTGCTGGCTCCAGGCACCTCCACCACGCTCGCCGTGGCGGCGATTCGTGCGGCGGCGGATCTCGGGGGCGACGAGTTCGTGCTGCCTTTGATTGCGCAAGCTGCATCCAAGGACTTCCATGTGCGCAACGCTGCCATTGAGGCGCTTTCGAGCCGCTCCGATTGGACAAGAGTGCTTCTCAAAGGCATTGCCGATGGTTCAGTCCCTTCCGCAGGCTTTCCCGCGCCGGTGCGGCGTGCATTGGCGACGAGCAAGGACAAGGGCATCCGCGATCTCGCCTTCCAAGTGCTCGGGGCCTGGCAGGATTCGTCGGAAGATGTGAAATCCCTCATCGCGGCGAAGAAGCAGGCCTGTCTCACGGGCGAGCCGGATCTGGCGAATGGTAAGCTGCTATTCACGGCGACGTGCATGGTCTGCCACGAGTTCCACGGCGGCGGGCAGAAGGTGGGACCGGACCTCATCGGCAGCGGACGCAGCAACTTGGATGCGCTTTTGGCCAATGTGATCGACCCCAATCAAATCATCGGCAACGGCTACGAAAACATCACCGTGAGCACGAAGGACGGTCGCACGCTCGCGGGACGCATCGTGGAGGACACGCCGGGGCATGTGAAGCTGCTCGGGGCCGGCGGTGCGGCGCAGATCGTCCCACGCGATCAAATCGCCACGCTCACGAATACGAAGCAGAGCCTCATGCCGATGGGATTCGGCGGTTTGCCGGATGCGGCGTTCCGCGACCTCGTTTGGTATATTCTCGCTCCGCAGGAAGAAGGGCCGCTCACACCCGAAAAGAAGAAATTGCTCATCCAAGGCGTCGAACTGCCTGAAACGGCCTCCAAGCCCAAAGGCACCAATTGGCGTGCCATCGACTGGGAGAGCGTCAGCCTGTGGAATCCCGAGTGGAAGGTCTCCGCGCCCGATTTTGAGCGTACACCGGTCAAACTGGCCGAATACCACGGCAAAACGAACGTGCTGCTCATGCACCCCTTCCCGGATAAGAAGACGCCCGCGAGCTTTGAGCGAAAGCTGAAGGTCGAGAAGGCGAAACTGACCTTCAACGTAGCGGCGGATGATCGCGGCGATTGGGTGGTCAAAGTTTTGGTCAACGGTCAAGAGGTCAAGACGATGACCGTGGATCATGAAAAGCCGCGATGGAAGACGGTGGAGGTCGATTTGACCAAGTGGAAGGGCCAGGAGGTCACGCTGCGCCTCGAAGGCCACGCCAATGGCTGGAGCATGGAGTTCGGCTACTGGCACGGCATCACACTGGAGTGA
- a CDS encoding DUF1080 domain-containing protein, whose amino-acid sequence MKPLLTFITLAALTLTAAAGEVEIFNGKDLTGWEGNKDLWSVKDGAITGITPADPANPAKGIIKHNTFLVWKAGKVSDFELTFQYRIEKGNSGVQYRSKELTPGEFGPIISGYQADFEAGKTYSGILYEERGRGILAKRGEKTVIKPGADGKKPTVEVTGSVGDSAAIQAAIKEEQWNDYKIIAKGNHVQHFINGMQTIDVTDDDSANAPKEGLLALQIHQGPPMVVQFKNFKLIETK is encoded by the coding sequence ATGAAACCGCTCCTCACGTTCATCACCCTCGCTGCACTCACTCTGACCGCCGCCGCTGGCGAAGTCGAAATCTTCAATGGCAAAGACCTCACAGGCTGGGAGGGCAATAAAGACCTCTGGAGCGTGAAGGACGGCGCTATCACCGGCATCACACCTGCTGATCCGGCCAATCCCGCCAAAGGCATCATCAAGCACAATACCTTCCTCGTCTGGAAAGCAGGCAAGGTCAGCGACTTCGAGCTCACCTTCCAATACCGCATCGAAAAAGGGAACTCCGGTGTGCAATACCGCAGCAAGGAGCTGACTCCTGGAGAGTTCGGCCCGATCATCAGCGGCTATCAGGCCGACTTCGAGGCGGGCAAGACCTACAGTGGCATCCTTTATGAAGAAAGAGGCCGCGGCATCCTCGCCAAGCGTGGTGAAAAAACCGTCATCAAGCCCGGCGCAGATGGCAAAAAGCCCACCGTGGAAGTCACTGGCAGCGTCGGCGACTCCGCGGCCATCCAGGCCGCCATCAAAGAAGAGCAATGGAATGACTACAAAATCATCGCCAAAGGCAACCATGTGCAGCACTTCATCAACGGCATGCAGACCATCGACGTGACCGACGACGACAGCGCCAATGCGCCGAAGGAAGGCCTGCTCGCTCTCCAGATCCATCAAGGGCCGCCCATGGTCGTGCAGTTCAAGAACTTCAAGCTCATCGAAACCAAGTAA
- the accB gene encoding acetyl-CoA carboxylase biotin carboxyl carrier protein, translating into MPKRNTKKAAAKSTPKSKPAAASSSSSSENFDLREIREIVGLMTDNDLSYFHLEHHNAKLEIRRGSDMEAARDLLKSMPAAAPVAVAAHAPAPVALAPAATTAAPAAEAASSGPAGPTVNSPMVGTFYRSAAPGEKSFANIGDSVDENTTVCIIEAMKVMNEIKAEARGTITRILAEDGKPVQYGQPLFELKA; encoded by the coding sequence ATGCCCAAACGCAACACCAAGAAAGCCGCCGCCAAATCCACTCCTAAGTCCAAGCCGGCCGCCGCTTCCTCCTCCTCGTCCTCTGAGAATTTTGACCTCCGTGAGATCCGTGAAATCGTGGGTCTCATGACAGACAACGATCTGTCCTACTTCCACCTCGAGCATCACAACGCCAAGCTCGAAATCCGCCGTGGCAGCGACATGGAGGCCGCACGCGACCTGCTCAAGAGCATGCCCGCCGCAGCCCCCGTCGCCGTCGCCGCACATGCTCCAGCGCCCGTCGCATTGGCCCCTGCGGCCACGACAGCGGCCCCTGCCGCAGAAGCCGCCAGCAGCGGCCCCGCTGGCCCCACCGTGAATTCCCCCATGGTCGGCACCTTCTACCGCTCCGCCGCCCCTGGTGAAAAGTCCTTCGCCAACATCGGCGACAGCGTCGATGAAAACACCACTGTCTGCATCATCGAGGCCATGAAGGTCATGAATGAAATCAAGGCAGAAGCCCGTGGCACCATCACCCGCATCCTCGCCGAAGACGGTAAACCCGTCCAATACGGCCAGCCACTCTTCGAGCTCAAAGCGTAA
- a CDS encoding LysR family transcriptional regulator → MNVHHLELFYFVARHGGVSAAARAMPYGIQQPAISAQILQLEDTLGCTLYQRRPFQLTREGQLLYDHITPFFKGLDDVAERIRGGGETRLRIAAPEIVQREYLPELCARMRRRVKGFHFTLTEGRQHNIEQLLATQEIDLGLSTLTEKPPPNIETRELLRLPMCLLVSKNTGYSKASQILDADRIDLPLIALDAVDALVREFQSALRQRGAEWITSLEVGSLDTVARYVAGGFGAGLSLHMPRVPQPDGVKMLPLPDFPAIAFGAMWIGRLTPLGEQFIEEARAMAAEM, encoded by the coding sequence ATGAACGTCCACCACCTCGAACTCTTCTACTTCGTCGCCCGCCACGGCGGCGTCAGCGCAGCGGCGCGGGCCATGCCCTATGGCATCCAGCAGCCAGCGATCAGTGCGCAGATTCTCCAGCTCGAAGACACCCTGGGATGCACGCTCTATCAGCGGCGGCCATTCCAGCTCACGCGTGAGGGCCAGTTGCTCTACGATCACATCACACCCTTCTTTAAAGGGCTCGATGATGTGGCCGAGCGTATCCGTGGTGGCGGCGAGACGCGGCTACGCATCGCCGCGCCAGAGATCGTGCAGCGTGAGTACTTGCCAGAGCTCTGTGCCCGCATGCGCCGCCGCGTGAAGGGCTTTCATTTCACCCTCACAGAGGGCCGCCAGCACAACATCGAGCAACTCCTTGCCACGCAGGAGATCGACCTCGGACTCTCCACCCTCACCGAAAAGCCACCACCCAACATCGAGACACGCGAGCTGCTGCGCCTACCGATGTGCCTGCTCGTTTCAAAAAACACCGGCTACAGCAAAGCCTCGCAGATCCTCGATGCCGACCGCATCGACCTACCGCTCATCGCATTGGATGCCGTGGATGCGCTCGTGCGCGAGTTTCAGTCCGCACTGCGCCAGCGCGGCGCAGAATGGATCACCAGCCTGGAGGTCGGCAGCCTCGATACCGTCGCACGCTACGTCGCAGGCGGCTTTGGGGCCGGATTATCGCTGCACATGCCCCGCGTGCCGCAGCCAGACGGTGTAAAGATGCTCCCGCTGCCCGATTTTCCCGCCATCGCCTTTGGCGCGATGTGGATCGGCCGCCTCACCCCGCTCGGCGAGCAATTCATCGAAGAAGCCCGCGCCATGGCCGCGGAGATGTGA
- the accC gene encoding acetyl-CoA carboxylase biotin carboxylase subunit: MFKKVLVANRGEIALRVIRACKELDVKTVAVYSEADVDSMHVHLADEAICIGPGPSSESYLKISRIISAAEIANVDAIHPGYGFLSEKAEFAEVCDKCKIKFIGPSARVISMMGDKNVARATALKSGVPVTPGSDGLITTEEEALHWARKIGYPVMIKASAGGGGRGMRPVLNEATLISSFQAASLEAMKCFGDGSMYMEKLVDKPHHIEFQIVADSHGNVVHLGERDCSMQRRNQKIIEECPSPKLPDKLRKKMGDAAIKLCKEIGYENCGTIEFLVDNACENFYFMEMNTRIQVEHPITEEVYGCDLIKEQIRIAAGLPLSEHVRNAKPRGHSIECRINAEDPDRNFAPSPGKINLWYTSGGRGVRVDTHVYAGYSVPPYYDSMIAKLIVTGATREIAIRRMRRALGEFTVEGIKTTIPLQSKVLTTSDFQNGNYDISWLENFLRAEGKKA, translated from the coding sequence ATGTTTAAAAAAGTCCTCGTCGCCAACCGTGGTGAAATCGCCCTCCGCGTCATCCGTGCCTGCAAAGAACTCGATGTCAAAACCGTCGCCGTCTATTCCGAAGCCGACGTGGACTCCATGCACGTCCACCTCGCCGACGAGGCCATCTGCATCGGCCCTGGCCCCAGCAGCGAGAGCTACCTGAAAATCTCCCGCATCATCTCTGCGGCTGAAATCGCCAACGTGGACGCCATCCACCCCGGCTACGGCTTCCTCTCCGAAAAGGCCGAATTCGCGGAAGTCTGCGACAAGTGCAAAATCAAGTTCATCGGGCCCTCCGCCCGCGTCATTTCCATGATGGGCGACAAAAACGTCGCCCGCGCCACCGCGCTGAAATCCGGCGTCCCTGTCACCCCCGGCTCCGACGGCCTCATCACCACCGAGGAAGAAGCCCTCCACTGGGCACGGAAAATCGGCTACCCCGTCATGATCAAAGCCAGCGCCGGCGGCGGCGGTCGCGGCATGCGCCCCGTGCTCAATGAGGCCACGCTCATCTCCTCCTTTCAGGCTGCGTCCCTAGAGGCCATGAAGTGCTTTGGCGACGGCTCCATGTACATGGAAAAGCTCGTCGATAAGCCCCACCACATCGAATTCCAGATCGTCGCGGACTCCCACGGCAACGTCGTCCATCTCGGCGAGCGCGACTGCTCCATGCAGCGCCGCAACCAGAAGATCATCGAGGAATGCCCCTCGCCCAAGCTCCCCGACAAACTCCGCAAAAAGATGGGCGATGCCGCCATCAAGCTCTGCAAAGAGATCGGCTACGAAAACTGCGGCACCATCGAATTCCTCGTCGATAACGCCTGCGAGAACTTCTACTTCATGGAGATGAACACCCGCATCCAGGTGGAGCATCCCATCACCGAAGAAGTCTATGGCTGCGACCTCATCAAAGAGCAGATCCGCATCGCCGCAGGCCTGCCGCTCTCCGAGCACGTCCGCAACGCCAAGCCCCGTGGCCACTCCATCGAGTGCCGCATCAACGCCGAAGACCCCGACCGCAACTTTGCCCCCAGCCCAGGCAAAATTAACCTCTGGTACACCTCCGGTGGCCGTGGTGTCCGCGTCGATACCCACGTCTATGCCGGTTACAGCGTCCCGCCGTATTACGATAGCATGATCGCCAAGCTCATCGTCACCGGTGCCACCCGTGAAATCGCCATCCGCCGCATGCGCCGCGCATTGGGTGAATTCACCGTCGAAGGCATCAAAACCACCATCCCGCTGCAAAGCAAAGTTTTGACCACCAGCGACTTCCAAAACGGCAACTACGACATCAGTTGGCTGGAGAACTTCCTCCGCGCCGAAGGCAAAAAAGCGTAA
- a CDS encoding BlaI/MecI/CopY family transcriptional regulator yields MPEKMHQLSRREREIMDIIYAKGEISAAEVGAEMEDAPSYSAIRTHLRILVEKGHLKHRQDGPRYLYAPVRSHAKASHSMLRKVLDTFFEGSLANAVAAMADGRDGKIDDAEMARLEDVLRNAKSKRSK; encoded by the coding sequence ATGCCGGAAAAAATGCATCAACTCAGCCGCCGTGAGCGGGAGATCATGGACATCATTTACGCGAAGGGAGAAATCTCCGCAGCCGAAGTGGGGGCCGAGATGGAGGATGCGCCGAGTTACTCGGCCATTCGCACCCACCTGCGCATCTTGGTCGAAAAAGGGCACCTCAAACACCGCCAGGACGGGCCACGCTATTTGTATGCGCCAGTGCGCTCGCACGCGAAGGCCAGCCACTCGATGCTGCGCAAGGTGCTAGACACCTTTTTCGAAGGCTCCCTGGCCAACGCCGTCGCCGCGATGGCCGATGGGCGGGATGGCAAGATCGATGACGCAGAAATGGCACGCCTAGAGGACGTGCTGCGCAACGCAAAGTCGAAACGCTCCAAATAA
- a CDS encoding ABC-F family ATP-binding cassette domain-containing protein: MSPPVTPAVITAKDLRLQFGLQQVFQDATMSIHEGEKLGLVGRNGSGKTSLMRILIGAEKADSGIISRRQGLIVSHLAQEFTLDEDASVVENIRAGASQLLDMITRYESGDVKGDQEAELLHQIQMHDGWGLETRIATAMNELGVPAGDRAVRGLSGGEKRRVALARTLVARPDLLLLDEPTNHLDAESIEWLEIFLRDYAGALLFVTHDRYFLDRVATRIIEIDDARIYSHPGNYSDYLESKAVRESIEAGTERRRQSYLRHELEFVRAGVKAQRSKARTRLDEYDRVAALDAPEAELVMDLIIPPAPALANIVVETNNLGARIDDRWLFSHLNLAFEPGTCTGIIGRNGLGKTTLLRMLMGRTEPNEGTVTIGKRTVFNYVDQQRLLLNPENSVMEEVAGPGADFVHFGDEKLHVRTYLRRFLFTDERATMRVKELSGGEQSRVLLAKILRLGGNFLILDEPTNDLDLQTMRVLEEAVLAFKGCALVVSHDRWFLDRVCDRILAFEGHGRIHECAGNYSYYQEKRAKQAAAEVSIVQVKVEKPKAAPTAKVRKMSQKEQRELAALEAEIAAQEAEIAEKEAQLADPTFYAKLGADTQSHFDALEAQKASLEAKFTRWAELEEIKATCGV; the protein is encoded by the coding sequence ATGTCTCCCCCTGTCACTCCTGCCGTCATCACCGCGAAGGATTTGCGCCTGCAATTTGGCCTTCAGCAGGTTTTTCAAGATGCGACGATGAGCATTCATGAGGGCGAAAAGCTCGGCCTCGTCGGTCGGAATGGCAGTGGCAAGACCAGCCTGATGCGCATCCTCATCGGCGCCGAAAAGGCGGACAGTGGCATCATTTCGCGGCGTCAGGGGCTGATCGTGAGCCATCTCGCCCAGGAGTTCACTCTGGATGAGGATGCGAGCGTGGTGGAAAACATCCGCGCAGGGGCATCGCAGCTCCTGGATATGATCACCCGCTATGAATCGGGCGATGTGAAGGGGGACCAGGAGGCGGAGCTGCTGCATCAGATCCAGATGCATGATGGCTGGGGGCTGGAGACACGCATCGCGACAGCGATGAATGAACTCGGTGTGCCCGCAGGGGACCGCGCAGTGCGTGGTCTCTCTGGTGGGGAAAAGCGCCGCGTCGCTCTGGCCCGCACACTGGTCGCGCGGCCAGATTTGTTGCTGCTCGATGAGCCTACGAACCACCTGGACGCTGAGTCGATCGAGTGGCTGGAGATTTTCCTGCGTGATTACGCTGGGGCGCTGCTTTTCGTCACGCATGATCGCTATTTCCTCGATCGTGTGGCCACACGCATCATCGAGATCGACGACGCACGCATTTACAGCCATCCAGGGAATTACAGCGACTATTTGGAGAGCAAGGCCGTGCGTGAATCCATCGAGGCAGGCACGGAGCGGCGGCGGCAGAGCTACTTGCGGCATGAGCTGGAGTTTGTCCGTGCTGGCGTCAAAGCCCAGCGCAGCAAAGCACGCACACGCCTGGATGAGTACGACCGTGTGGCCGCTCTGGATGCGCCAGAGGCAGAGCTGGTCATGGACCTCATCATCCCGCCAGCTCCAGCACTAGCAAATATCGTCGTCGAGACAAACAATCTCGGTGCCCGCATCGACGACCGCTGGCTCTTTAGCCATCTGAATCTCGCCTTTGAGCCCGGCACCTGCACGGGCATCATCGGGCGCAATGGCCTGGGCAAGACCACGCTGCTACGCATGCTGATGGGCCGCACGGAGCCGAATGAGGGCACCGTCACCATCGGCAAGCGCACGGTCTTCAACTACGTGGACCAACAGCGCCTGCTGCTCAATCCAGAGAACAGTGTCATGGAGGAAGTCGCGGGCCCAGGGGCCGACTTTGTCCACTTCGGCGATGAGAAGCTCCACGTCCGCACCTACCTGCGGCGCTTCCTCTTCACCGATGAACGAGCCACTATGCGGGTGAAGGAGCTCAGCGGCGGTGAGCAGAGCCGCGTCCTGCTGGCGAAGATCCTCCGCCTCGGTGGGAATTTCCTCATTCTCGATGAGCCCACGAACGATCTCGATCTCCAGACCATGCGTGTGCTGGAGGAGGCCGTGCTGGCCTTCAAGGGCTGCGCACTCGTCGTGAGCCATGACCGCTGGTTCCTCGATCGTGTGTGCGACCGCATCCTGGCTTTTGAGGGGCATGGCCGCATCCATGAATGCGCGGGGAACTACAGCTACTACCAGGAAAAACGTGCCAAACAGGCCGCAGCGGAGGTCTCCATCGTCCAAGTGAAGGTCGAAAAGCCCAAAGCAGCGCCCACGGCCAAAGTGCGCAAAATGAGCCAAAAAGAGCAACGTGAGCTCGCAGCGCTGGAAGCCGAGATCGCCGCCCAGGAGGCCGAAATCGCCGAAAAAGAGGCCCAACTGGCTGATCCCACCTTTTACGCCAAACTGGGCGCAGACACGCAGAGCCACTTTGATGCCCTGGAGGCCCAAAAAGCCAGTTTAGAGGCCAAATTCACTCGCTGGGCCGAGCTAGAGGAGATCAAAGCCACCTGCGGCGTGTGA